A single window of Crassostrea angulata isolate pt1a10 chromosome 8, ASM2561291v2, whole genome shotgun sequence DNA harbors:
- the LOC128159643 gene encoding phosphoserine phosphatase-like isoform X1 yields the protein MKILSSTLTRSSLLNQTIFHSLVCQLVSAMGLTLEETRRSWARADAVCFDVDSTLLVDEALDELAKFCGVGKEVQEWTTRAMGGGVSFREALEARLQIVKPSRQKLEEFIQQHPPQFSPNIRELIAELHKRNKQVFLVSGGFTSIILPAAKILNIPAQNVFANQIKFYFDGDYAGFDENQPTSSSGGKAIVARIIKKERGVKTLVMIGDGATDMEAVPPADAFIGYGGNVIRDSVKQKAAWFVTDFRDLIQALDN from the exons ATGAAAATTCTTTCTTCGACTTTGACCAGATCCTCGCTTCTTAATCAGACCATCTTCCACAGTct TGTCTGCCAGCTTGTCTCTGCTATGGGTCTGACCTTGGAAGAGACACGAAGGTCATGGGCGAGGGCGGACGCTGTGTGCTTTGACGTGGACTCTACCCTATTGGTGGATGAGGCTCTGGATGAACTGGCCAAGTTCTGTGGAGTGGGCAAAGAGGTACAGGAATG GACCACAAGAGCAATGGGTGGAGGAGTGTCTTTTAGAGAGGCCCTGGAGGCAAGGTTACAAATCGTGAAACCCTCACGACAAAAACTGGAGGAATTCATTCAACAACATCCCCCACAATTCTCCCCTAATATTCG GGAACTTATAGCAGAGCTCCATAAAAGAAATAAGCAAGTTTTTTTAGTGTCGGGGGGTTTCACTTCGATCATTCTGCCAGCAGCCAAAATACTCAACATTCCAGCACAAAATGTGTTTGCCAACCAGATCAAGTTCTACTTTGATG GAGACTACGCGGGCTTTGATGAGAACCAGCCTACATCATCCTCTGGGGGTAAGGCCATTGTGgcaagaataataaaaaaagaacgtGGAGTCAAAACGCTAGTCATGATCGGTGATGGAGCGACTGACATGGAAGCCGTGCCTCCTGCT GATGCCTTCATTGGTTACGGAGGGAATGTCATCAGGGACAGCGTGAAACAGAAGGCAGCATGGTTTGTGACAGACTTCAGGGACCTGATCCAGGCTCTGGACAATTGA
- the LOC128159643 gene encoding phosphoserine phosphatase-like isoform X2 produces MGLTLEETRRSWARADAVCFDVDSTLLVDEALDELAKFCGVGKEVQEWTTRAMGGGVSFREALEARLQIVKPSRQKLEEFIQQHPPQFSPNIRELIAELHKRNKQVFLVSGGFTSIILPAAKILNIPAQNVFANQIKFYFDGDYAGFDENQPTSSSGGKAIVARIIKKERGVKTLVMIGDGATDMEAVPPADAFIGYGGNVIRDSVKQKAAWFVTDFRDLIQALDN; encoded by the exons ATGGGTCTGACCTTGGAAGAGACACGAAGGTCATGGGCGAGGGCGGACGCTGTGTGCTTTGACGTGGACTCTACCCTATTGGTGGATGAGGCTCTGGATGAACTGGCCAAGTTCTGTGGAGTGGGCAAAGAGGTACAGGAATG GACCACAAGAGCAATGGGTGGAGGAGTGTCTTTTAGAGAGGCCCTGGAGGCAAGGTTACAAATCGTGAAACCCTCACGACAAAAACTGGAGGAATTCATTCAACAACATCCCCCACAATTCTCCCCTAATATTCG GGAACTTATAGCAGAGCTCCATAAAAGAAATAAGCAAGTTTTTTTAGTGTCGGGGGGTTTCACTTCGATCATTCTGCCAGCAGCCAAAATACTCAACATTCCAGCACAAAATGTGTTTGCCAACCAGATCAAGTTCTACTTTGATG GAGACTACGCGGGCTTTGATGAGAACCAGCCTACATCATCCTCTGGGGGTAAGGCCATTGTGgcaagaataataaaaaaagaacgtGGAGTCAAAACGCTAGTCATGATCGGTGATGGAGCGACTGACATGGAAGCCGTGCCTCCTGCT GATGCCTTCATTGGTTACGGAGGGAATGTCATCAGGGACAGCGTGAAACAGAAGGCAGCATGGTTTGTGACAGACTTCAGGGACCTGATCCAGGCTCTGGACAATTGA
- the LOC128159642 gene encoding uncharacterized protein LOC128159642 yields the protein MFWIVCVLCLALPSFSSACSLGMWKADPADCGKFRMCVLGRETEFKCPDKTVTNQMMQACVPQGSYMDTCSKTQKTVTGKTSLTSKPDPTKTDKPTTQKTEKPTTPTIPTTSTQAPKVNPFMEMCKASPTAVLPYPQSCAKQVDCSLVMAGMVGVMECPFPTLWSTDTKRCDNPFTVKCGTRWEPKDACEYESNACQQSSHCVPCEIRFPSCKGRADGINAWSGRERTPYFVVCENERLVRQGQCTYDEESHIVFDPIERACVRL from the exons ATGTTTTGGATAGTGTGCGTGTTGTGTCTGGCGTTGCCCAGTTTCTCCTCGGCCTGCAGCCTCGGGATGTGGAAGGCGGACCCCGCGGACTGTGGCAAGTTCCGGATGTGTGTGCTGGGCCGGGAGACGGAGTTCAAGTGCCCGGATAAAACTGTCACCAACCAGATGATGCAAGCCTGCGTCCCCCAGGGATCGTACATGGACAcct GTTCAAAGACTCAGAAAACGGTCACTGGAAAAACATCGCTAACCTCAAAACCAGACCCCACAAAAACGGATAAGCCGACAACCCAGAAAACGGAGAAACCCACCACCCCCACAATCCCGACCACCTCCACCCAGGCGCCAAAGGTCAACCCCTTCATGGAGATGTGTAAAGCCTCTCCCACGGCGGTTCTCCCTTACCCCCAGAGCTGCGCTAAACAGGTGGACTGCTCCCTGGTGATGGCGGGGATGGTGGGGGTGATGGAGTGCCCGTTCCCGACCCTGTGGAGTACGGACACCAAGCGCTGTGACAACCCGTTCACCGTGAAGTGTGGAACACGGTGGGAGCCCAAGGACGCGT gTGAGTATGAGAGCAACGCCTGCCAGCAGTCCTCGCACTGCGTGCCTTGTGAGATCAGGTTCCCAAGCTGTAAGGGCCGGGCCGACGGGATCAACGCCTGGTCGGGCCGGGAGCGGACCCCCTACTTCGTGGTGTGCGAGAACGAGCGCCTGGTCCGTCAGGGACAGTGCACGTACGACGAGGAATCACACATCGTGTTCGATCCAATCGAACGCGCCTGTGTCCGGCTCTAA
- the LOC128159645 gene encoding peptidyl-prolyl cis-trans isomerase-like 1, whose amino-acid sequence MSTSGVPPKTWQPSNVTIETTMGQFVLELYWKHAPNTCRNFAELARRGYYNNTKFHRIIKDFMIQGGDPTGTGRGGASIYGKEFDDEISNELKHTGAGILSMANSGPNTNGSQFFITLAPTQWLDGKHAIFGRVSSGMTVVQRIGLVECDNDDRPVDDVKIVQAYITPS is encoded by the exons atgtccacTTCTGGTGTCCCTCCTAAAACATGGCAACCCTCAAATGTAACCATAGAGACAAC GATGGGTCAGTTTGTTCTTGAACTTTATTGGAAGCATGCGCCGAACACTTGCAGAAACTTTGCTGAGTTGGCAAGAAGAGGTTATTATAACAACACCAAGTTTCACAGGATCATTAAGGATTTCATGATACAGGGTGGAGATCCTACAGGAACGG GAAGAGGGGGAGCCTCAATTTATGGGAAGGAGTTTGATGATGAGATTTCAAATGAACTAAAACACACAG GTGCAGGAATCTTATCGATGGCAAACAGTGGTCCTAACACTAACGGGAGTCAGTTCTTCATCACCCTGGCCCCCACCCAGTGGTTGGACGGAAAACACGCAATCTTTGGCCGGGTCAGTAGCGGGATGACGGTGGTCCAGCGGATCGGCCTGGTGGAGTGTGACAACGATGATCGCCCGGTGGACGACGTAAAGATCGTCCAGGCCTACATTACGCCTTCCTGA